From a single Marinitoga sp. 38H-ov genomic region:
- a CDS encoding nucleotide exchange factor GrpE has translation MPKKNIDNIENKEKELDTDMEKLMNEIEELKKQLEEEKDEKEKIKEEYEKKIEEYEKIKNYAVNLKVDFENYKDIVQKEKLRIKKEAKENIIKQILPIYKNFSIVMNNQENLDIFAKGVEMVYKSLVKTIEDIGIEFITPNKNDKFDPFEHEAIERIETDEVEEYHVFSLESPGIKLEGKILEPAKVKVAIKPIKKEDNGNDDVTNEERGE, from the coding sequence ATGCCAAAAAAGAATATAGATAATATAGAAAACAAAGAGAAAGAATTAGATACTGATATGGAAAAATTAATGAACGAAATAGAAGAGTTAAAAAAACAACTCGAAGAAGAAAAAGATGAAAAGGAAAAAATAAAAGAAGAATATGAAAAGAAAATAGAAGAATATGAAAAAATAAAAAATTACGCAGTAAATTTAAAAGTGGATTTTGAAAATTATAAAGATATTGTACAAAAAGAAAAACTGAGAATAAAAAAGGAAGCAAAGGAAAATATTATTAAGCAAATACTTCCAATATATAAAAACTTTAGTATAGTTATGAATAATCAAGAAAATCTTGATATTTTTGCTAAAGGTGTAGAAATGGTATATAAATCGTTAGTTAAAACAATTGAAGATATAGGAATAGAATTTATAACGCCAAATAAAAATGATAAGTTTGATCCTTTTGAACATGAAGCTATAGAAAGGATTGAAACAGATGAGGTTGAAGAGTATCATGTATTTAGTTTAGAATCACCGGGAATAAAACTCGAAGGTAAAATATTAGAACCAGCTAAGGTAAAAGTAGCTATAAAACCTATAAAAAAAGAAGATAATGGAAATGATGATGTAACAAACGAAGAAAGGGGTGAATAG
- the dnaJ gene encoding molecular chaperone DnaJ produces the protein MVLNQKKDYYKILGVSKDASPEEIKKAYRQLVKKWHPDRHQENKKEAEEKFKEIQEAYEVLSDPQKKSLYDRFGFVPENGMPPPNQGGRGGFEDLFEDLFGNFGNFGDSGSPFSDIFDMFMGGSSSSKRRQRTSKPPVKGEDKFFSITVDLKDVLNDIKKHIEYDRYTECKSCKGTGAKNGTSFTTCPRCNGTGTIKEEERTFFGVFVRNYQCPTCNGEGRIISERCDVCHGSGKVIIREKVDINIPAGVEDGYAFRIPGKGNDGKNGGPAGDLIIKVNVKNHPRFIRKGSNLETTVDIDYIQALLGDTLELNLLNGKTTLKIPEGTNPGTVLVLKGQGLPDFRTGKYGDLYVKINVKFKKPGLRERKLLKEIAKLKKLGE, from the coding sequence ATAGTATTGAACCAAAAAAAAGATTATTATAAAATATTAGGAGTTTCAAAAGACGCGTCTCCAGAAGAAATAAAAAAAGCATATAGACAATTAGTAAAAAAATGGCATCCAGATAGACATCAAGAGAATAAAAAAGAAGCAGAAGAAAAGTTTAAAGAAATTCAAGAGGCATATGAAGTATTAAGTGATCCTCAAAAGAAATCATTATACGATAGATTTGGATTTGTTCCAGAGAATGGTATGCCACCACCAAACCAAGGTGGAAGAGGAGGATTTGAAGATTTATTTGAAGATTTATTTGGTAATTTTGGCAACTTTGGAGATTCTGGAAGTCCTTTTTCTGATATTTTTGATATGTTCATGGGAGGAAGTTCGTCTTCCAAAAGAAGACAAAGAACCTCTAAACCGCCTGTAAAGGGTGAAGATAAATTCTTTTCTATTACTGTAGATTTAAAAGATGTATTAAATGATATAAAAAAACATATTGAATACGATAGATATACTGAATGTAAATCATGTAAAGGTACAGGTGCGAAAAATGGGACTAGTTTTACAACATGTCCTAGATGTAATGGTACTGGAACTATAAAAGAGGAAGAGAGAACATTTTTTGGTGTATTTGTAAGAAATTATCAATGTCCTACATGTAATGGTGAGGGTAGGATAATAAGTGAAAGATGTGATGTGTGTCATGGAAGTGGTAAGGTAATAATAAGGGAAAAAGTAGATATAAATATTCCAGCTGGTGTTGAGGATGGATATGCATTTAGGATACCTGGTAAAGGGAATGATGGTAAAAATGGTGGCCCCGCAGGAGATTTGATTATAAAGGTAAATGTTAAAAATCATCCAAGGTTTATTAGAAAAGGTAGCAATTTAGAAACTACAGTTGATATAGATTATATTCAAGCTTTATTAGGAGATACATTAGAGTTAAATTTATTAAATGGTAAAACGACATTAAAGATTCCTGAGGGAACAAACCCAGGTACAGTTCTTGTATTAAAAGGTCAAGGGTTGCCTGATTTTAGAACTGGTAAATATGGAGATTTATATGTTAAAATTAATGTTAAATTTAAGAAACCGGGATTGAGAGAAAGAAAATTATTAAAGGAAATTGCAAAACTTAAGAAATTGGGGGAATAA
- a CDS encoding YitT family protein, producing MVKKIKKEAFNYFIITIGTILTALGIVLFLDPFSIVAGGVSGLAIVLKSLFGWWLGLQMLVYNVFLFTLGFWLLGIGFGFKSIYAAGLLSVLIDYFEQVLHLDKMMKELLLNNSYNMDPLLISAIYGGVLTGIGIGLVIWRNASTGGTDIIALIINKYFHISSGKGLLLVDSLVTASAFLINPIVPMYGVITIFVTSKMIDTVVEGFESTRTVFVISEKCDKIKEKILKDLDRGVTIIDGKGGYTLKEKNVLMVVLTRRELGELRRIIRNIDENAFVNILPNTETLGYGFKRLR from the coding sequence TTGGTAAAAAAAATTAAAAAAGAGGCGTTTAATTATTTTATTATTACTATTGGAACTATATTAACTGCTTTGGGTATAGTTTTGTTTCTTGATCCATTTTCAATTGTAGCTGGCGGAGTTAGTGGTTTAGCTATAGTTTTAAAAAGTTTATTTGGATGGTGGCTAGGTCTTCAAATGCTTGTGTATAATGTTTTCTTATTTACCTTAGGTTTTTGGCTATTGGGTATAGGATTTGGATTTAAAAGTATTTATGCGGCAGGACTTTTATCTGTTTTAATTGATTATTTTGAACAGGTTTTGCATTTAGATAAAATGATGAAAGAATTATTATTAAATAATAGTTATAATATGGATCCATTATTGATTAGTGCGATATATGGTGGAGTATTAACAGGAATAGGAATAGGACTGGTAATATGGAGAAATGCATCTACAGGTGGAACTGACATAATAGCATTAATTATCAATAAGTATTTTCATATATCCTCGGGGAAAGGGTTATTGTTAGTTGATTCTTTAGTTACAGCATCTGCATTTTTGATAAATCCTATTGTTCCAATGTATGGTGTTATAACAATATTTGTTACTTCTAAAATGATTGATACAGTAGTGGAAGGTTTTGAATCAACAAGAACAGTCTTTGTAATAAGTGAAAAATGTGATAAAATTAAAGAGAAAATATTAAAAGATTTAGATAGAGGTGTAACAATTATAGATGGAAAAGGTGGATATACTTTAAAAGAAAAAAATGTTTTAATGGTTGTATTAACTAGAAGAGAATTGGGTGAATTAAGAAGGATTATAAGAAATATTGATGAAAATGCTTTTGTTAACATATTACCAAATACAGAAACCTTAGGTTATGGATTTAAAAGATTAAGATAA